The Methanobrevibacter gottschalkii DSM 11977 genome includes a region encoding these proteins:
- a CDS encoding (R)-citramalate synthase, whose translation MNIKVFDTTLRDGEQTPGVSLTQQEKLRIATKLDEIGIDYIEAGSAITSKGERKSIKGIAQQGFNAEILSFSRPLSVDIDYCLECDVDGVNLVVPTSDLHISDKLKITRDELIQLSNNAVDYCKDHGLIVELSAEDASRSDTDFLKSVYLSAINHGADRICVCDTVGILTPDSSFELFDKLNEDINVPIAAHCHNDFGLAVANTLSALKGGATEFHSTINGIGERAGNTSFEECVVSIDRLLTNFSTNVNIHEIYDISKLVARSTGVYIQPNKAIVGENAFAHESGIHSDGIIKNSATYEPMTPELVGRKRKFVIGKHMGTHGLENRLKEIGLSVNKTQLQQICNDIKELADKGKTVTDVDLHVIADNVLEINHEDRIKLDELTIVSGNKIMPTASVKITFDDEEILNAGVGLGPVDAAINAVKTVDAFSDVELIEYHVDAITGGTDAFIDVIIKLQKGDKVVSARGTEPDIINASVKAYISGVNRLLRD comes from the coding sequence TTGAATATTAAAGTATTTGATACTACATTACGTGATGGAGAACAGACTCCGGGTGTTTCTTTAACTCAACAAGAGAAATTAAGAATTGCAACTAAGCTTGATGAGATTGGTATTGATTATATTGAGGCAGGTTCTGCTATTACTTCAAAAGGAGAAAGAAAATCAATTAAAGGAATTGCACAACAAGGTTTTAATGCAGAAATATTAAGTTTCTCAAGACCTTTATCAGTTGATATTGATTATTGTTTAGAATGTGATGTTGATGGTGTTAATTTAGTTGTTCCAACTTCTGATTTGCATATTTCTGATAAATTAAAAATTACACGTGATGAATTAATTCAATTGTCCAATAATGCTGTTGATTATTGTAAGGATCATGGTTTAATTGTTGAATTATCAGCAGAAGATGCATCAAGAAGTGATACTGATTTTTTAAAATCTGTTTATCTAAGTGCTATAAATCATGGTGCTGATAGAATTTGTGTTTGTGATACTGTAGGTATATTGACACCAGATTCTTCATTTGAATTATTTGATAAATTAAATGAGGATATTAATGTTCCTATTGCTGCTCATTGTCATAATGATTTTGGTCTTGCTGTTGCTAATACTTTATCCGCCTTGAAAGGTGGTGCAACAGAATTCCATTCAACTATTAATGGTATTGGTGAGCGAGCGGGAAATACTTCTTTTGAGGAATGTGTTGTTAGTATTGACAGATTATTGACAAATTTTTCAACTAATGTCAATATTCATGAAATTTATGATATTTCTAAATTAGTTGCCAGATCAACTGGTGTGTATATTCAACCTAATAAAGCAATTGTTGGTGAAAATGCATTTGCTCATGAATCAGGTATACATTCTGATGGCATTATTAAAAATTCTGCAACATATGAACCTATGACTCCTGAACTTGTTGGCCGTAAACGTAAGTTTGTTATAGGAAAACACATGGGGACTCATGGTTTGGAGAATAGACTTAAAGAAATTGGTTTATCAGTTAATAAAACTCAACTTCAACAAATTTGTAATGATATTAAAGAGTTAGCTGATAAAGGAAAAACTGTTACTGATGTTGATTTACATGTAATAGCGGATAATGTTTTAGAGATAAATCATGAGGATAGGATTAAACTTGATGAGTTAACTATTGTTTCCGGAAATAAGATAATGCCAACTGCATCGGTTAAAATAACTTTTGATGATGAAGAAATTCTTAATGCTGGAGTCGGTTTAGGTCCTGTTGATGCCGCCATTAATGCTGTTAAAACAGTTGATGCATTCAGTGATGTTGAATTAATTGAGTATCATGTAGATGCTATTACTGGCGGTACTGATGCATTCATTGATGTAATCATTAAATTACAAAAAGGGGATAAAGTTGTATCTGCTCGTGGTACGGAACCGGATATCATTAATGCTAGTGTGAAGGCGTATATTTCTGGAGTTAATAGATTATTACGCGATTAG